The region ACACGGCGGGCTTTACCCATCCCAGGCGGGCCAAGGTGTACATGACGAGCGGCGTCTCGAAAAAAAAGGCCATGGGAAGCGACAGGCCCACCATGAAGGCGAAGTAGCGCTGCACGCTGTAGTACGGCTCGATGTGGAACGCCTGACTCAAAGTCAGGGTGAAGCGAAACAAAAACGGAAAGAAGACAAAAAGCCCGAAGAAGAGCCCAAGGACGAAGAGGAAAAAGGCGATGAACACGTAGCGAAACCCGCGGAAGGGACGTCCCGTGACCGAAGCGTAGACGAAGAGGGCCTCGCGAACGACAAGGGGGATGAGGCAGGCGATGGCGATCACGTTGCTCAGGAGGAAGTACACCTGAAAGCCGTCCATGGGGGCAAGCACGTAGAGGGTGATCTCAGGGCGAAAGAGCCGATACAGGTGCGGAGCCCCGAAGAACCCGAGTACGAGGAAGGCCGCGTACCCTACGAGGAGACGGATGAGCGACTTCCTCAACGCCGGGCCGTATAGGCGGAGCCATTCTGCCAGGGACTCCCGACCTGCGGCCACGATGTCGCGGCGGAAGCGCCGCCGGAGATACCGTTGCCCGGCCCGCACGAGAAGTTGCCAGGGCATGACCCTTCCTCCTTCTCCGCCGCTGCGCCGGCTAGGCGGGAAATTCTTCGCGCGCCAAAGCGAGGGCGCCGAGCACCCCCGAACGATCTCCCAAGGCCGGCGGCACGAGGTACGTCTCCGCGTGCATTGGGGCGTCGAAAGAAGTATACCCCGCCAGAAGAGCGGAGAACTTGGCGCGTACCAGCCGAAGCACGACCGGACGGCTTCCTACTCCGCCTCCGAGGACGATCCTCTCGGGGGCGTAGGCGTACGTCACCGCAAGGAGGCCGTGGGCGACGTAGTGGGCGACCGTGGGCCATACGGGGTCGTCTTCGGCGAGTTCTTCGCCCCGCCTTCCCGTCCGCCGTTCCACCGCAAAACCAGAGGCCAGTCCCTCCCAGCAAGACCTGTGGTACGGACATGCTCCGGGAAAATCGTCCCCATCGGCACGCGGGAGAAAGATGTGTCCGAACTCCGGGTGCCCGCCTCCGCCGACAAACCTACCCCGCTCTACGTAAGCCACGCCGATCCCCGTCCCTACCGTGACGTAGGCGAGGGAACGAAGTCCGACCCCAGAACCGAGGTGCAGCTCCCCCCACGCGGCGGCGGCGACGTCGGTGACCACGCGCACGGGGGCGCCGAGGACCTCTTCCAGGCGGGCACGCAAGGGAAATCCCTGCCAACCGGGCTTCGGCGTGGCCCGGAGCACACCGTAGTCCGGGCGTTCCGGAACGACGCCGACGGGGCCAAAGCTTCCCAGCCCCACGGCGACCAACGGATATGCGGCGAGCGTTTCCGCAACGCGACGGACGGTCCGCTCGGGATCTTCCGTTGGGATGCGGCATGTGCAGAGGGGAGGACCCGACCGTCCGCCTACGGCGAGGAGCCACTTCGTCCCCCCGGCTTCGATGCCCGCCCAATACCTACCTACCATCCCGCGCACCCCCGGGAACGACTGCGGCCGCGGAGCTACTCCCGCGCCGAACGACCCCGCCCACTTCCCCGCGGAGAAAGCTCCTCCCGCTCGCGGCGAATGCGTTCCTCGAGGAAGCGGAGCAAGGGAGCCCTCAGGTCTTCCCGCCGCAGGGCGAATTCGATGGAAGTGATGAGGTAATCGAGCTTCTCGCCTACGTCGAAGCGCTCGCCTTCGATCACGTACGCGTATACCGCCTCGTGTTCGTTGAGGCGGGCGATGGCGTCCGTGAGCTGGATTTCGCCGCCCCGCCCCGGAGGAAGTTCGTCGAGGATGGCGAAAATACGCGGCGTGAGGACGTATCGGCCTACGATCCCCAAATTCGAAGGGGCTTCTTCCGGGGAGGGTTTCTCCACGAGCCCTTCCACGGCGTAAAGCCCGGGAGCGATTTCCTTCCCGGCAATCACCCCGTAGCGATGGATTTCTTCCGAAGGAACCGGACGCACGGCGAGGATCGAGGCGCGGTACCGCTCGTAAAGGTCGAGGAGTTGGCGGAGACCCGGCTTTTCGGCGACGATGAGGTCGTCGCCGAGAAGCACGGCAAAGGGTTCGTCGCCGACGAATTTCCGCGCCGACCATACGGCATGCCCCAACCCTCGGGGTTCCTTTTGCCGGATGTAGTGGATGTCCGCTAGTTCAGAAGAGCGGAGGACCTCCTTGAGGAGGTCTTCCTTCCCTCGGGCCCGCAAAATCGCCTCGAGTTCCAGGTTGCGGTCGAAGTGGTCCTCGATGGCCCGCTTTCCCTTTCCGGTCACGACGATGATGTCCTCGATGCCCGATGCCGCCGCCTCTTCGACGATGTACTGGATCGTCGGTTTGTCGACGATGGGAAGCATCTCCTTGGGCATGGCCTTCGTCGCGGGAAGAAAGCGCGTCCCCAGGCCAGCCGCAGGAATGATGGCCTTGCGCACCTTCATCGGGCATCCACCCCTTCGGAAGCTCGAGCCTCTCGGGGGACGAGGCCGAAGGAAAGTTCGCCCTCGGCAGCAACTTCCCCCTCTACACTCGCCTTTCCGTATCCCTTTCCGGCCCTACCGCGCTGCCAGAGGAGCTCGACCTCCAGACGTAGGACGTCGCCGGGAACCACGGGGCGGCGGAAACGAAAGCGGTCGATCCCGCCGAACATCGCGAGCAGATTTCGATCCCTTTGGCTTTCGAGGACGAGGAGCGCACCCACCTGCGCAAGAGCTTCGACGACGAGCACACCGGGGTACACGGGGTACCCGGGGAAGTGCCCGGAGAGAACCGGATCGCTCATGGAAACCGCCTTGATCCCCACGGCACGCCGCCCGGGATCCAACTCGAGAATTCGGTCCACGAGGAGAAACGGCGGACGGTGGGGCAAAATCTCCGTGATCCACGAGACATCCCGCACGCGCATCGACTCCCTTCCCGATCCGGATGGAAACCGCTCAAAGCGACGTGAGAAAGCGGAAGAGGTGCCCCCAGGTACTCCCAGAAAAGAATCCGAGGACGGACCCCTTTCCGAAAACGACGTACCCGAGAAACACCCCGCCTACGAAGGCGAGCGTCCAGACGAGGAGGACGGCGAGCGCCGCAACCCTCCCCCAACGAATTTGCCTCCGGGGGGAGCGCCCCTGCGGGGGTGTACGCGACGGAGGACCCGACGTCGCCTGTGGCATCGCATCTACCTCCGAACGAGATCGGCGGCCATCCCCGCAAAGGCGTCCGCAACGCCCAACGTCCGGGCCGCCAGGGAAAGGTAGCGCGCCGCGGGAAGCGTTCGGGCGAGCACTTCCGCGTCGCCGGGAACCCCACGAACTCCTTGGCGAACAGCCACGGGAAGCGAAAACTCGAGAACGCCTGCGCCGGACGCGTAAAGGCCGTCCCCTATCGGGCGCAAGGCGTCGGGATTGGCAAGGCGTCCCACGGCAATGCGCGCGAGGAAGCGTTCGCCCCCTCCCTCCCGTACGAATACCCTTCCTTCTCCGTCCACGCGAAATGCCGCCCCGGGAGGAAGGACGAGCGGCTCGCCACCCTCCGCGAGCAAAACGTACCGCCCTACCGCGAGGCGATCTCCGTCCGCACCGGGAATACGCGTCAGGGAAAGGGTGGGGGCGTACACCACCTCACCCCCGTCCGTCGACCGAAGGGCGAACCACCCCCCGTCTTCGGCAAAGAGGTCGGTTGCACTTCCGGTTTCCACGGGAATTCTCCGATCTTCCCCAAGCGGCGTAGCGGCCAAGCGGATCCCCGCGCCCAGGTACACACCGCGCGGGTCGCTTTCCGGAGGCAAGAGGGTAAACCGAAGTCCGGGGTTTTCTTCGAGAACCGCCTCCCGCGGCAGCGCCCCGGGGGTGTCGAGGTTGGCGATGCGGTGCGCGAGAACGTCGAGCTGGCGATAGCCGGCAACCAATCCCTGAACGGACAGTGCGAAGCTTCGCTCCACGGGTAGAGGCCCCCTTCTCCTCTTCTCTCCCACATCGGGGATTCCTTCTTCGGGCCGAGGATCCGATTACCAGCGTCCGGCGGCGTCGGAAAGCCGTTGCAGGGCTTCGTAGGCAGACGCAAGGCTTCTGCCGCTGAATTCGGCAAACCTCAAGTTCGCCATGAGGGCCGGGAGCTCGCGCCCGAGGTCGACGTTGGAGCCTTCGTACACGCCGTTCCGTACGGTAACCCCCTCAGGAGGAAGCCAAGGCCCTCCGACCGCTACGTCCGTCAGGCGGAACACGCCGCCGCCGACGCGGTCGAGGCTTGCGAGGGGCGCTGGAGCCTCGCCTCCCAAGGATACCACGCCGAGGCGAACGATCCTCCCGGAGACGTCGAGGATGCCACCCGGACCAACGGTGAACGCCGCACCGCCGAGGTAGATCGGATTGCCCGCGTCATCCGCGACGCGCAGTCCGCCTGGGCCGTAGAGGAATCCGTCTTCGCCCGGGACGAAGCGCCCATCTCGCGTGGCGTACAGGTTGCCCTCGGGGTCCACGAGGAGGAAAAAGGGGACCGCACCGGCGGGACGTAGCGCCTCACCTTCAAACGCGAAGTCCAGCGGACGACCCGTCTCCACGAGGGGGCCGGGGGTGAACCGCGACCTTGTACCCGCCACGTACGCCGAAAGCACGCCTTCGCCGAGCGGGCGACGGGTCCGACGGATTTCTTCGAAGAGCACGGCCGCAAAGCCGCGAACGACGGGATCTTCCGTCCGGTAGCCGGGAGTATCGGCGTTTACGAGGTTGTGCGTGAGAATCTCGCCCCTCCGCATCCCGAGGAGAAAGCCCGCCGTTGCGGCGTCTGCACCCCTGAGCACGTCCTTCCCTCCCCTAGCGACCGCCGCGCGGCCGCATGAGCTTGTCCATCTGCTCGAGGAGGACGCCCGTGCCACGGGCGACGGCGGTCATGGGATCGTCGGCGATGAACACAGGAACCTTGAGCTCCTCTGCGAGAAGCCGGTCCATCCCCGCGATCAGGGCTCCTCCCCCGGTGAGCAGAATCCCCCGGTCGATGATGTCCGCGGCGAGCTCCGGCGGCGTCCGCTCGAGGACCGAACGCGCCGTCGCGACGATCTCCTCCGTGGCCTCCCGCAAGGCGGTACGCACTTCCTCGGAAGTGATCATCACCGTCTGCGGCAAACCCGTCACCATGTGCCTTCCGCGCACCTCGAGCGAGGCGTTGCGCACGCCGGGATAGACCTCGCCGATCTCGATCTTGATCGTCTCCGCTGTACGCTCTCCCACGAGCAGGCGATGTTTGTTCCGCAGGTACTGCATGATCGCCGCGTCGAACTTATCCCCCGCGACGTTGATCGACGCCGCGGCGACGATGTCGCCCATGGAAAATACCGCCACGTCCGTGGTACCGCCGCCGATGTCGATCACCATGTTTCCCGAAGGTTGGAAGATGTCCAGCCCGGCGCCGATTGCGGCCACTTTGGGTTCTTGTTCGATCCATACCTCGCGCGCTCCCGTCCGCTCGATCGTCTCGCGAATCGCCTTTTGTTCTACGGGTGTGATGTTTGTCGGCGCGCAGACCAAAACGCGCGGGCGGCGAAAGAACCCGCGCAAACCCACGCGTTCCAAAAACGTAGCCAACATCTTTTCCGTAACCTCGAAGTCGGCGATCACCCCGTCGCGCAACGGGCGCACGGCGACGATGTTCCCCGGGGTTCGCCCGACCATGCGGTAGGCTTCTCTTCCTACGGCCAAAACCTCCCCGCTTTCCGAAAGGGCGACGACCGACGGCTCGTCGAGGACGATCCCTTTCCCGCGCTGGTAGATGAGGACGTTGGCCGTACCCAAATCAATGCCGATGTCCCGCGTGATCACGCGCGGCGGCCTCCCCCATGCGCGCGTTGCGAAGAAGGCGCGCACATCCTCCCCAGTATACGATCAGTATAGCGCAAGAAGAAAAAAAAGAAAAACCGGGGCCGCCTACCGCGAATCCTCCTGGACTTCCCCGTAGGCTTCCCCGAGAACGCGTTCGCGTTTATACTTCCTCCGCGTCGCCTCTCCGCCCCGGAGGTGCCGAATCTGTTTGTGGTACTCGAGAATTTCTCGGACTTCTTTCCACAACTCGGGGTGGATTTCCGGCAGGCGTTCGGTGAGGTCCTTGTGTACGGTACTCTTGGAAATGTCGAAGTCCTTGGCGATCGCCCGCACAGTCTTCCGCGTCTCGATGAGGTGCTGGGCGATCTTCAGCGTGCGTTCTCGGATGTAATCATGCAAACCCCTCGCCTCCCTCGCCCCTCGGACCCCGCGAGTTGCTACAGTATATGGGCCCCGCAAAATGCGTAGACCTCCGTTCTCCGAAGGTACAGAGGGTCACGAGCGGGGGAGCGGAGGGAGGAGGGCCGCAGGATTTTCCGGACGATCGCCCTTCCGTACTTCAAAGTGGAGGTGGACGCCCGCATCCTTGTCGAACGCCGCGGTCCCCGCCGTACCGATCGCCGTGCCGCGTTCTACGGCGTCGCCGACCTTGACCTTGACCTCCGCAAGGCTCTCGTAGACCGTCGTACGTCCGTCTTCGTGGGCGATCCATACGACGTACCCGACGAGCGGGTCGCGTTCGGCGCGGACGACCTTTCCGGGGGCTGCCGCGAGTACGGCAAAGGGCTTCCCGTCCTTGCGCGCCAAATCGATCCCGCGATTCGGATAGTAGCTTCCCGCAAAAGAGACGAGGGCCTTCGCTCGGTCGGCGTCGCTCAGGTGTTCGTCGTCGTAGTAGGGACGGACGACCGCGATCTCCTCTTCGGCGGACACGGGCCAAACGTACGCCCCTGCTTCTTCCGCGGTGGGTACCACATGCGCCTCCTCGGAAGACGGACCTTGCGCCTCCTCAACGGTCCGGGGAGATTCCCCCGTCTGCGGGACGAAGGCCTGCTTCCCCGTCCAGAACACGAGGCTCAAAAGGAGGGCCGCGGCTCCCAGGTACACGGCCGGAAAGAACCACTTCTGTGCGGGCAGGCTGCGGAAGGTTCGCGCAAGGCGCGAAAGCATGCGGTCTTCGCGTCCGTTGCCTCCTGCGGCGTGGGCGGTCGAAGAACTTTGCCCACTTTCTTGCGTCTCGCGTGCGTGTTCCTTGTCCACGGAGCATCACCTCACACCCCATCTTGGACAAGGAACAGAGGGTTTAAACCTCCCCGAACCTTTCCCCGCGCCTGCACCGCACATCTCTTCGGATCTTACGGCGTTCGAGGGGGCTCCCGGGTGGCCACCGCCCCCGCAGAGCCGATGCGGGTGAGCGCCGTACCCGGATAGTAGTACGCGAGAATCGCCTCGTACGTCTTTCCCCCGCGGGCGAGGCGTTCCGCCCCCCACTGGCTCATCCCCACGCCGTGCCCGTGGCCGTACGTATCCACGATTACGGCATCGCCTTCGACGCGCATGCGGAAGGTCGCCGAAGGCAAGCCGAGCCGGCGGCTCACCTCCTTGCCGGCCCATTCGCGGGAACCGATGCGGATGCGCTTCACCTGTTTGCCCGCCGTCTCTTCGACAACCACGACCCGGGCGAGCTCGTCCACGGCAACCTCAAGCTTCTTTGCCACCTCCGCACGGGAAAATCGAAAGACCTTGTGGTATGTCGGCGCCTCTCGATCCCAAGGAGAAGGAACGCTGCGCAGGTAGGGGCGATCGCCGCCGAACACGTCTCGGGCGTCGTCCGTCTGGCCGTTGCTCACGGCAAAGTACAGGGTTTCCGCAGGGGTGCCCTTGTACGTGAGGATCTCCCCTTCCGTGGCGCGCACGGCTGCCCATACCTTTTCGTCGTACGTGGGGTACGCCTCGCCCCACTTTCCCCTGCGGATGGCCTCATCGTGGTAGACTTGGTCCCAGTCGTCGTCGCGCAGGGCAGACTTTGTTGCCGCCGTTCCCGCGAGCCCCAAACGGTACACGGCGTACGTTCGTGCGGCGACCGCCTGTGCCTTGAGCGCTTCGGGCGAGAAACTCGCGGGCATTTCCCCGGCGACTACGCCCGCGACGTACGTTTCCAGGGCCACCTGTTCTACGCGTTTGCTCTGGGTGCGAAAGACGGATACGACAAGATCCGGAGGCGCGTGCTCATCCGATGAGTCCACGGGAGCGAGGTACACCACTGCGCGCCCCTCGCCCGGAGGAAGGGAAAGGCGAAGCACGTGTGCCCCGATTCCGGCTCCTCCCGCGGCAAAGAGCGAAACGGCGCCGATAAAGAGCCACCTCCGAATTCCCGGATCCCGACGTCGAGGGCTTCGCATGCGTCCACCTCCCCGTACCGAACCCCATACCGGGTACCTACGCGGAAATGGGCGTTCTTAGAACAAAAGCCGGCCGGTTCGAAAGTTCGAACCGGCCGGCACGCATGCTTCCTTGGCCTTTTACGGAAAACCAGATCCGTCCGGGGGAACCGAGCAAAAGGCCGGATCGAGGCTACGTCCCCCGGCCTACGGTTTCCCCCGGAGCGAGGAATCGCGGCAAAAAGAGGGGGGGCGGCTCGGGTGTGAGGTCCTCGTCCTCTATGCGCTCGATCTTGGCCCCGATGCCCTTCAGCTTTTCTTCGAGCCGCTCGTACCCCCGTTCGATGTGCACGATCTCCAGAACTTCCGTCGTCCCCCGGGCGGCGAGTCCAGCGAGTACGAGCGCCGCCCCCGCGCGCAGGTCCGTGGCCCGTACGCGGGCTCCGACGAGGGACGTCCCTTCGACTACGGCCGTACGGCCTTCTATACGAATACGTGCGCCCATCTTCGCAAGCTCGGCGGCGTGGAGGAAGCGGTTTTCAAAGACGGTCTCCGTGACGACGCTTGTACCCGGAACGGTAGCGAGCAGGGCGAGGAACTGGGGCTGCATGTCCGTGGGAAATCCGGGGTACGGTTGGGTCTTCACGTCCACCGGTTTGGGATCCCGCGTGGCCACAATGCGGATCCCGTCTTCGTCCTCCTCGAGGTAGTGCCCCATCTCGCGAAGCTTTGCGATCACGGGGACGAGGTGTTCGGCGATCGCCCCCTCCACGTACCCCTCCCCTCCCGTCAGGGCAAAGGCGACGAGGTAGGTCCCCGCTTCGATCCGGTCGGGGATGGGGAGGTACGAAGTCCCGGAAAGACGAGACACACCCTCTACGCGGATCGTCCCCGTCCCGGCTCCGCGAATGCGCGCCCCCATGGCGTTCAAAAAGTTCGCGAGGTCAACGATCTCCGGTTCCTGGGCGGCGTTTTCGATCACCGTCTCTCCGTGGGCAAGCGTCGCCGCCATGAGCACGTTTTCCGTCGCCCCTACGCTCGGGAAGTCGAAGTAGATCGTCGTCCCGAGGAGGCGAGAGGCGCGGGCGGTCACGATCCCCTGCTCCAGCTGAACTTCCGCGCCGAGGGCTTGAAAGCCCTTGAGGTGCTGATCGATAGGGCGGCTTCCGATGTTGCAGCCGCCGGGTAAGGCGATACGTACCTCGCCCATCCGCGCAAGCAGCGGGCCCATGACGAGTACAGAGGCGCGCATGAGCCCGACGAGTTCCGCCGGGGGTTCGGTGGAGTGGATGGCCCGGGCATCGAGGCGATGGGTCGTTCCGCGGCGTTCGATGCGGACGCCGAGGGATTCGAGAACGGCTTCCATCGTCGCCACGTCGCGCAAGTTGGGAATTTCCTCGAGTTCCGTCGTCCCCTCTTCTGCAAGCAGCGCC is a window of Brockia lithotrophica DNA encoding:
- a CDS encoding twin-arginine translocase subunit TatC, which gives rise to MPWQLLVRAGQRYLRRRFRRDIVAAGRESLAEWLRLYGPALRKSLIRLLVGYAAFLVLGFFGAPHLYRLFRPEITLYVLAPMDGFQVYFLLSNVIAIACLIPLVVREALFVYASVTGRPFRGFRYVFIAFFLFVLGLFFGLFVFFPFLFRFTLTLSQAFHIEPYYSVQRYFAFMVGLSLPMAFFFETPLVMYTLARLGWVKPAVYRRYRKYAYFILYVTASMITPPDILAHLSGAVPLILLYEAGIFSTRFLDRPPSSTAGESSPPLS
- a CDS encoding ROK family protein — its product is MVGRYWAGIEAGGTKWLLAVGGRSGPPLCTCRIPTEDPERTVRRVAETLAAYPLVAVGLGSFGPVGVVPERPDYGVLRATPKPGWQGFPLRARLEEVLGAPVRVVTDVAAAAWGELHLGSGVGLRSLAYVTVGTGIGVAYVERGRFVGGGGHPEFGHIFLPRADGDDFPGACPYHRSCWEGLASGFAVERRTGRRGEELAEDDPVWPTVAHYVAHGLLAVTYAYAPERIVLGGGVGSRPVVLRLVRAKFSALLAGYTSFDAPMHAETYLVPPALGDRSGVLGALALAREEFPA
- the galU gene encoding UTP--glucose-1-phosphate uridylyltransferase GalU → MKVRKAIIPAAGLGTRFLPATKAMPKEMLPIVDKPTIQYIVEEAAASGIEDIIVVTGKGKRAIEDHFDRNLELEAILRARGKEDLLKEVLRSSELADIHYIRQKEPRGLGHAVWSARKFVGDEPFAVLLGDDLIVAEKPGLRQLLDLYERYRASILAVRPVPSEEIHRYGVIAGKEIAPGLYAVEGLVEKPSPEEAPSNLGIVGRYVLTPRIFAILDELPPGRGGEIQLTDAIARLNEHEAVYAYVIEGERFDVGEKLDYLITSIEFALRREDLRAPLLRFLEERIRREREELSPRGSGRGRSARE
- the fabZ gene encoding 3-hydroxyacyl-ACP dehydratase FabZ, which gives rise to MRDVSWITEILPHRPPFLLVDRILELDPGRRAVGIKAVSMSDPVLSGHFPGYPVYPGVLVVEALAQVGALLVLESQRDRNLLAMFGGIDRFRFRRPVVPGDVLRLEVELLWQRGRAGKGYGKASVEGEVAAEGELSFGLVPREARASEGVDAR
- a CDS encoding DNA-directed RNA polymerase subunit beta; translation: MPQATSGPPSRTPPQGRSPRRQIRWGRVAALAVLLVWTLAFVGGVFLGYVVFGKGSVLGFFSGSTWGHLFRFLTSL
- a CDS encoding flagellar hook basal-body protein yields the protein MERSFALSVQGLVAGYRQLDVLAHRIANLDTPGALPREAVLEENPGLRFTLLPPESDPRGVYLGAGIRLAATPLGEDRRIPVETGSATDLFAEDGGWFALRSTDGGEVVYAPTLSLTRIPGADGDRLAVGRYVLLAEGGEPLVLPPGAAFRVDGEGRVFVREGGGERFLARIAVGRLANPDALRPIGDGLYASGAGVLEFSLPVAVRQGVRGVPGDAEVLARTLPAARYLSLAARTLGVADAFAGMAADLVRR
- a CDS encoding flagellar basal body rod C-terminal domain-containing protein, with product MLRGADAATAGFLLGMRRGEILTHNLVNADTPGYRTEDPVVRGFAAVLFEEIRRTRRPLGEGVLSAYVAGTRSRFTPGPLVETGRPLDFAFEGEALRPAGAVPFFLLVDPEGNLYATRDGRFVPGEDGFLYGPGGLRVADDAGNPIYLGGAAFTVGPGGILDVSGRIVRLGVVSLGGEAPAPLASLDRVGGGVFRLTDVAVGGPWLPPEGVTVRNGVYEGSNVDLGRELPALMANLRFAEFSGRSLASAYEALQRLSDAAGRW
- a CDS encoding rod shape-determining protein; this translates as MITRDIGIDLGTANVLIYQRGKGIVLDEPSVVALSESGEVLAVGREAYRMVGRTPGNIVAVRPLRDGVIADFEVTEKMLATFLERVGLRGFFRRPRVLVCAPTNITPVEQKAIRETIERTGAREVWIEQEPKVAAIGAGLDIFQPSGNMVIDIGGGTTDVAVFSMGDIVAAASINVAGDKFDAAIMQYLRNKHRLLVGERTAETIKIEIGEVYPGVRNASLEVRGRHMVTGLPQTVMITSEEVRTALREATEEIVATARSVLERTPPELAADIIDRGILLTGGGALIAGMDRLLAEELKVPVFIADDPMTAVARGTGVLLEQMDKLMRPRGGR
- the spoIIID gene encoding sporulation transcriptional regulator SpoIIID, which encodes MHDYIRERTLKIAQHLIETRKTVRAIAKDFDISKSTVHKDLTERLPEIHPELWKEVREILEYHKQIRHLRGGEATRRKYKRERVLGEAYGEVQEDSR
- a CDS encoding M23 family metallopeptidase; translated protein: MDKEHARETQESGQSSSTAHAAGGNGREDRMLSRLARTFRSLPAQKWFFPAVYLGAAALLLSLVFWTGKQAFVPQTGESPRTVEEAQGPSSEEAHVVPTAEEAGAYVWPVSAEEEIAVVRPYYDDEHLSDADRAKALVSFAGSYYPNRGIDLARKDGKPFAVLAAAPGKVVRAERDPLVGYVVWIAHEDGRTTVYESLAEVKVKVGDAVERGTAIGTAGTAAFDKDAGVHLHFEVRKGDRPENPAALLPPLPRS
- the spoIID gene encoding stage II sporulation protein D — its product is MRSPRRRDPGIRRWLFIGAVSLFAAGGAGIGAHVLRLSLPPGEGRAVVYLAPVDSSDEHAPPDLVVSVFRTQSKRVEQVALETYVAGVVAGEMPASFSPEALKAQAVAARTYAVYRLGLAGTAATKSALRDDDWDQVYHDEAIRRGKWGEAYPTYDEKVWAAVRATEGEILTYKGTPAETLYFAVSNGQTDDARDVFGGDRPYLRSVPSPWDREAPTYHKVFRFSRAEVAKKLEVAVDELARVVVVEETAGKQVKRIRIGSREWAGKEVSRRLGLPSATFRMRVEGDAVIVDTYGHGHGVGMSQWGAERLARGGKTYEAILAYYYPGTALTRIGSAGAVATREPPRTP
- the murA gene encoding UDP-N-acetylglucosamine 1-carboxyvinyltransferase; amino-acid sequence: MALYRIEGGVPLTGTIRVGTAKNAVLPILAAALLAEEGTTELEEIPNLRDVATMEAVLESLGVRIERRGTTHRLDARAIHSTEPPAELVGLMRASVLVMGPLLARMGEVRIALPGGCNIGSRPIDQHLKGFQALGAEVQLEQGIVTARASRLLGTTIYFDFPSVGATENVLMAATLAHGETVIENAAQEPEIVDLANFLNAMGARIRGAGTGTIRVEGVSRLSGTSYLPIPDRIEAGTYLVAFALTGGEGYVEGAIAEHLVPVIAKLREMGHYLEEDEDGIRIVATRDPKPVDVKTQPYPGFPTDMQPQFLALLATVPGTSVVTETVFENRFLHAAELAKMGARIRIEGRTAVVEGTSLVGARVRATDLRAGAALVLAGLAARGTTEVLEIVHIERGYERLEEKLKGIGAKIERIEDEDLTPEPPPLFLPRFLAPGETVGRGT